A stretch of Rhizobium glycinendophyticum DNA encodes these proteins:
- a CDS encoding LysR substrate-binding domain-containing protein has translation MSAPLDIDQLQTFIAIVDTGSFTKAAGRVFKTQSAVSMQMRRLEERVGKQLFIKDGRGNRLTADGDKLLNYARRIIRLNSEAIAAFDDNRLEGTLRIGTPDDYADRYMPEIIGRFAKTHPNVELYIVCEPSVDLAEKMGRGELDIALVTHNPLLRQSDVVRTEPLCWVGSANHPLKDDAPVPLAVGRRDCQWRQLACSALDADGRDYQVLFTSWSSTVVAAAVLAGMAVSILPESALRTGMKVLTANDGFPPLPPVQIGLMKRPGFSVSLLNAITDHITACLDNITPAQVDDDMDGETKTYSRHYPRLKAGNMIPGW, from the coding sequence ATGTCGGCTCCACTTGATATCGACCAATTGCAGACGTTCATCGCCATCGTGGATACAGGCAGCTTTACCAAGGCTGCCGGCCGCGTCTTCAAGACGCAATCGGCCGTCTCCATGCAGATGCGGAGGCTGGAGGAACGTGTTGGCAAACAGTTGTTCATCAAGGACGGTCGCGGCAACCGTTTGACGGCGGATGGAGACAAGCTGCTGAATTATGCGCGGCGGATCATTCGGCTGAACTCGGAGGCGATCGCCGCCTTCGACGACAATCGTCTGGAAGGCACGCTCCGCATCGGCACTCCGGATGATTATGCAGATCGCTACATGCCGGAGATCATCGGACGTTTTGCGAAGACGCATCCGAATGTCGAACTTTATATCGTCTGCGAACCATCGGTGGATCTGGCCGAGAAGATGGGCCGAGGGGAACTCGACATCGCGCTCGTGACCCATAACCCGCTGCTGCGCCAGTCGGACGTGGTGCGGACCGAGCCGCTCTGCTGGGTGGGCTCTGCCAACCACCCCCTCAAGGACGATGCGCCGGTGCCGCTTGCGGTCGGGCGACGGGATTGTCAGTGGCGGCAACTCGCCTGCTCCGCGCTCGATGCGGATGGCCGGGATTACCAGGTGCTGTTCACGAGCTGGTCCTCGACAGTTGTCGCAGCCGCCGTGCTGGCGGGCATGGCGGTATCGATCCTGCCGGAATCGGCGCTGAGGACAGGCATGAAGGTGCTGACCGCCAATGACGGTTTCCCGCCCTTGCCACCGGTTCAAATCGGCTTGATGAAGCGGCCCGGTTTCTCGGTGTCACTGCTCAACGCGATCACCGACCACATCACAGCCTGCCTCGACAACATCACGCCCGCTCAGGTTGACGATGACATGGATGGCGAGACGAAGACTTATTCGCGGCATTACCCGCGGCTGAAGGCGGGGAACATGATCCCCGGCTGGTAA